A region of Cellulophaga sp. RHA19 DNA encodes the following proteins:
- a CDS encoding pyridoxal phosphate-dependent decarboxylase family protein, with amino-acid sequence MKKLVEAYSPENFRKRGHELINELADHFENTLENKNNKTIHWNQPKDEHLFWKDYLKNSDEKNLFGTIISHSIHVHNPKYIGHQVTPTLPITALSALVSASLNNGMAVYEMGVAASAIERIVTDYLCKKAGYTQAANGILTSGGTLANLTALLTARKSKASTNVWAQGSTNSLGIMVSEEAHYCVDRAARIMGLGDAGIIKIPSTENFNMNLNLLEQYYQKAKENDIEVFAIVGSAPSTSTGIYDNLDAIANFSQEKNIWFHVDGAHGGAAIFSKTYKHTVRGIEKADSIVIDGHKMMMMPALTTALLFKDGNTSHATFSQKADYLLEESKEEDWYNIAKRTFECTKTMASIHWYTILKTYGDEIFDEYVTTLYDLGHQFAEMVVADPNFEIAVQPASNIVCFRYVNQNLSEKETNTLNEKIRQSILEKGEFYIVQTKLRGIHYLRVTIMNPFTTKVHLKQLLECVLEEIN; translated from the coding sequence TTGAAAAAATTAGTTGAAGCATACAGTCCAGAAAACTTTAGAAAAAGGGGGCACGAGTTAATAAATGAACTAGCAGACCATTTTGAAAACACTTTAGAAAATAAGAACAACAAAACCATACATTGGAATCAGCCAAAGGATGAACATCTTTTCTGGAAAGATTATTTAAAAAATAGTGATGAAAAAAACTTATTTGGCACAATAATTAGTCACTCTATACACGTACATAATCCAAAATACATTGGTCACCAAGTAACCCCTACCCTACCAATAACAGCATTAAGCGCACTTGTAAGCGCTTCTTTAAACAATGGTATGGCTGTTTATGAAATGGGAGTTGCTGCCTCTGCTATAGAACGTATAGTTACAGATTATCTATGTAAAAAAGCAGGTTATACACAAGCCGCAAATGGCATATTAACATCTGGTGGTACGCTGGCTAATTTAACCGCATTACTTACAGCACGCAAATCAAAAGCATCTACAAATGTATGGGCACAAGGTAGCACCAACTCATTAGGAATTATGGTTAGTGAAGAAGCGCATTATTGTGTAGACAGAGCAGCTAGAATTATGGGTTTAGGCGATGCTGGAATTATAAAAATACCTTCTACCGAAAATTTTAATATGAATCTGAATTTGCTTGAGCAATATTATCAAAAAGCAAAAGAGAATGATATAGAAGTATTTGCTATTGTAGGTAGTGCACCCTCTACATCTACTGGTATTTATGATAATTTAGATGCCATTGCAAACTTTAGCCAAGAAAAAAACATATGGTTTCATGTTGATGGTGCTCACGGTGGTGCAGCTATATTTTCTAAAACCTACAAACACACTGTAAGGGGTATAGAAAAAGCTGATTCTATTGTTATTGATGGTCATAAAATGATGATGATGCCAGCACTAACCACTGCCCTACTATTTAAGGATGGCAATACATCACACGCTACTTTTAGTCAAAAAGCAGATTATTTATTAGAAGAATCTAAAGAGGAAGACTGGTATAATATTGCAAAACGCACGTTTGAGTGCACTAAAACAATGGCAAGCATACATTGGTATACAATTTTAAAAACTTATGGAGATGAGATTTTTGATGAATATGTTACCACGCTTTATGACTTAGGTCATCAGTTTGCAGAAATGGTTGTTGCAGATCCAAATTTTGAAATTGCAGTACAACCTGCATCAAACATTGTATGCTTTAGATATGTTAACCAAAACTTATCAGAAAAAGAAACAAATACTTTAAATGAAAAAATTCGTCAATCTATATTAGAAAAAGGAGAATTTTACATTGTACAAACAAAACTAAGAGGTATACATTATTTACGTGTTACTATTATGAATCCTTTTACAACCAAGGTACATTTAAAGCAATTACTAGAATGTGTTTTAGAAGAAATTAACTAA
- a CDS encoding glycoside hydrolase family 15 protein, translating to MDNLDYGIIGNCRSAALISKNGAIEWSCLPAFDSSSVFAKILDENKGGSFEILTSSDYKITQNYITQTAILVTTYTNGNHIFEVRDFMPRYKTEDGSYYSPPEIIRYIRYVSGKPTFKVLYNPKLEYAAGETKTYIKKEFITSLTHGEKFDTVFLYTSFNKERVVSGNEIELTQDGYFLFGYNEKIFSPSVKKVYLEQQRTKVYWLNWSGKIPKYHLYNKEINRSSITLKLLTYDKTGAVLAAATTSLPETIGEVRNWDYRFCWIRDASMVIKVMSELGHKNVAKRYLQFIINLIPDKDEKLQIMYGINGEKELTEETLEHLDGYKGSKPVRVGNAAYKQKQNDIYGILMDVIYEQLVKFSTDLENGEDLWGITKGIVWIVDKHWKEADKGIWEFRAEDRHFTFSKVLCWVAIDRAIKVARIFNKSHKIEKWTRLEQAIKKDILDNAWNDEVNAFTQSYGSTYLDASVLLMESYGFIHAKHPKFVATVKAIENNLCNDGLLYRYKNEDDFGLPSSSFTICTFWFINSLFKIGEEEKARMYFDRLLGYSNHLGLFSEDVDFKTKRLLGNFPQAYSHLALIECALNFSAKENDEKVLESMRE from the coding sequence ATGGATAATTTAGACTATGGAATTATAGGAAATTGTAGAAGCGCAGCCCTTATCTCTAAGAATGGTGCAATTGAATGGAGCTGTTTGCCTGCATTTGATTCTTCCTCAGTTTTTGCTAAAATTTTAGATGAAAATAAAGGTGGTAGTTTTGAAATCCTAACAAGTAGCGATTATAAAATTACTCAGAATTATATAACACAAACTGCAATATTAGTTACTACATATACTAATGGTAATCATATTTTTGAAGTACGTGATTTTATGCCAAGATATAAGACTGAAGACGGTTCGTATTACTCACCACCAGAAATTATACGCTATATAAGGTATGTGTCTGGTAAACCTACTTTTAAAGTATTGTACAATCCTAAGTTAGAATATGCAGCTGGCGAAACAAAAACTTATATAAAAAAAGAATTTATTACTAGTTTAACACACGGAGAAAAGTTTGATACCGTTTTTTTATACACTTCTTTTAATAAAGAACGTGTAGTTAGTGGTAATGAAATAGAGCTTACCCAAGATGGTTATTTTTTATTTGGGTACAATGAAAAGATTTTTTCGCCATCAGTAAAAAAAGTTTATTTAGAACAACAACGCACCAAAGTTTATTGGTTAAACTGGAGTGGAAAAATTCCTAAGTATCATTTATACAATAAAGAAATAAACAGGAGTTCCATAACCTTAAAGCTATTAACTTACGATAAAACTGGAGCTGTTTTGGCCGCTGCAACCACATCTTTACCAGAAACTATTGGAGAAGTAAGAAACTGGGATTATCGTTTTTGTTGGATTAGAGATGCTTCTATGGTTATAAAAGTAATGTCTGAGCTTGGACACAAAAACGTAGCCAAAAGATACTTGCAATTTATAATAAATCTTATACCAGATAAGGATGAAAAATTGCAAATTATGTACGGTATTAATGGCGAAAAAGAACTTACAGAAGAGACACTAGAGCATTTAGACGGTTACAAAGGCTCTAAACCTGTACGCGTTGGTAATGCTGCATACAAGCAAAAGCAGAACGATATTTATGGCATTCTTATGGATGTTATTTATGAGCAACTAGTAAAGTTTTCTACAGACTTAGAAAATGGAGAAGATCTCTGGGGAATAACAAAAGGTATTGTTTGGATAGTAGATAAACACTGGAAAGAGGCAGACAAGGGAATTTGGGAATTTAGAGCAGAAGATCGTCACTTTACCTTTTCTAAAGTTTTATGTTGGGTTGCAATAGATAGAGCTATTAAAGTTGCTAGAATTTTTAATAAGTCGCACAAAATTGAAAAATGGACTAGGTTAGAGCAGGCAATTAAAAAAGACATTCTAGATAATGCTTGGAATGATGAAGTCAATGCGTTTACCCAGTCTTACGGTTCTACTTATTTAGACGCATCTGTTTTGTTAATGGAATCTTACGGTTTTATACACGCAAAACATCCTAAATTTGTAGCAACGGTAAAAGCTATAGAGAACAACTTATGCAACGATGGTTTGTTGTATAGATATAAAAATGAAGATGATTTTGGGTTGCCATCGTCATCGTTTACAATTTGTACTTTTTGGTTTATAAATAGCTTATTTAAAATAGGAGAAGAAGAAAAAGCACGTATGTATTTTGATAGGTTACTAGGCTATAGCAACCATTTAGGATTGTTTAGTGAAGATGTAGATTTTAAAACAAAAAGACTCTTAGGTAACTTTCCGCAGGCATACTCTCATTTAGCATTAATAGAATGTGCACTTAATTTTTCTGCTAAGGAGAATGATGAAAAAGTACTAGAATCTATGAGAGAATAA
- a CDS encoding bifunctional alpha,alpha-trehalose-phosphate synthase (UDP-forming)/trehalose-phosphatase, giving the protein MSKTIIISNRLPVQLEIHNNEIKTTPSVGGLATGMKSVHSGSNDLWIGWSGLTDENIPEGLESNIDATLKDHGCAKVKLNAEEVDGFYFGFSNRTIWPLFHYFLEYSEFELDNWEIYKAVNQKFADEIIAKADDDDIIWVHDYQLMLVPQMVKEKKPDISIGFFLHIPFPSYEIFRTLPWREEILRGLMGSDLIGFHTYDYERHFLSSVRRLLGLDVSFNEVHIENRIVKVDSFPMGIDYKKFSEAGKANSLNATENQSDFQQRLNAHKASTKDAKLILSIDRLDYTKGIAKRLNAFEYFLNKHPEYKEKVRLIILAVPSRSNVPQYQLLKKEVDELVGRINGEFSTVNWTPIWYFYRSMPFENLIDLYTSCDIAWLTPIRDGMNLVAKEYIATRTDKTGVLILSEMAGSANEMNESLLINPNNFEQTVEALQQAINMPVEEQQERNDILQKRLERYNVEKWANDFVNSLKEQKENSISYVSKKLGKELLNTVEKNYKLAKKKLLFIDYDGTLAAFKNDPQKASPDEELYTLLDNIAAQPNTDMYLISGRDKETFTKWFLHKKYNMIVEHGVWISQNGEEFRMLENVKKEWMQKIHPVLESFVDRTPGSFIEEKNYSLAWHYRKTDPDFGNKRATELNTVLTSLIANDDLSVLNGNKVMEIKSSNVNKGRAAMRVYNDDTYDFVFAIGDDWTDEFMFQELPESAITVKVGHQKTQAKYYVDGTTDVRKLLKRFID; this is encoded by the coding sequence ATGAGTAAAACTATCATTATCTCAAATAGACTACCAGTACAATTAGAAATTCATAATAATGAAATAAAAACAACACCTAGTGTTGGCGGATTGGCAACTGGTATGAAATCTGTACACTCTGGAAGTAATGATTTATGGATAGGATGGAGTGGTTTAACAGATGAAAATATACCAGAAGGTTTAGAAAGTAATATTGATGCTACCTTAAAAGATCACGGTTGTGCTAAAGTTAAATTAAATGCAGAAGAGGTAGATGGATTTTATTTTGGATTTAGTAATAGAACTATTTGGCCTTTATTTCATTATTTTTTAGAGTATTCTGAATTTGAACTTGATAATTGGGAAATATACAAAGCCGTAAATCAAAAATTTGCAGATGAAATTATAGCCAAAGCAGATGATGATGATATTATTTGGGTACACGACTACCAATTAATGCTAGTACCACAAATGGTTAAAGAAAAAAAACCAGATATTTCCATTGGTTTCTTTTTACATATTCCTTTTCCGTCTTACGAAATTTTTAGAACGCTACCTTGGCGTGAAGAAATTTTACGAGGCTTAATGGGGTCAGACCTTATTGGTTTTCATACCTATGATTACGAAAGACATTTTTTAAGTTCTGTTAGACGTTTACTTGGTTTAGACGTTAGCTTTAATGAAGTACATATAGAAAACAGAATTGTAAAAGTAGATTCTTTTCCTATGGGAATAGATTATAAAAAATTTAGTGAAGCTGGTAAAGCAAACTCATTAAACGCTACAGAAAACCAGTCAGATTTTCAACAACGATTAAACGCTCACAAAGCATCTACTAAAGACGCTAAACTAATTTTATCTATAGATAGGTTAGATTACACTAAAGGAATTGCAAAAAGATTAAACGCTTTTGAGTATTTTTTAAACAAGCATCCAGAGTATAAAGAAAAAGTTAGACTAATAATCTTAGCCGTACCATCTAGATCTAACGTGCCACAATACCAACTACTGAAAAAAGAAGTTGATGAATTGGTTGGTAGAATTAACGGAGAATTTTCTACAGTGAACTGGACACCAATATGGTATTTCTACAGGTCTATGCCTTTTGAAAACTTAATAGATTTATATACCTCTTGTGATATTGCTTGGCTTACTCCTATTCGTGATGGTATGAACCTTGTTGCTAAAGAATATATTGCTACTAGAACAGACAAAACAGGGGTTTTAATTTTAAGTGAAATGGCTGGCTCTGCTAATGAAATGAACGAGTCTTTACTAATTAACCCTAATAACTTTGAGCAAACTGTAGAAGCGCTGCAGCAAGCAATTAATATGCCTGTAGAAGAGCAACAAGAACGTAATGATATTTTGCAAAAAAGACTAGAGCGTTATAATGTAGAAAAATGGGCTAACGACTTTGTAAATTCTTTAAAAGAACAAAAAGAAAATAGCATTTCTTATGTATCTAAAAAATTAGGAAAAGAGCTTTTAAATACTGTAGAAAAAAACTACAAACTAGCTAAAAAGAAGTTATTATTTATAGATTATGATGGTACTTTAGCTGCCTTTAAAAACGATCCTCAAAAGGCTAGCCCAGACGAAGAGCTTTACACTTTATTAGATAATATTGCTGCACAACCAAATACAGATATGTACTTAATTAGCGGTAGAGATAAAGAAACTTTTACCAAGTGGTTTTTACATAAAAAATATAATATGATTGTAGAACACGGTGTTTGGATTTCTCAAAACGGAGAAGAATTTAGAATGCTAGAAAATGTAAAGAAAGAATGGATGCAAAAAATTCATCCTGTTTTAGAATCATTTGTAGACCGTACACCTGGTAGTTTTATCGAAGAAAAAAATTATTCTTTAGCTTGGCATTATAGAAAAACAGATCCAGATTTTGGAAACAAAAGAGCAACAGAATTAAACACAGTACTTACCAGTTTAATTGCTAATGATGATTTAAGCGTACTAAATGGTAATAAAGTAATGGAAATTAAAAGTAGTAACGTAAACAAAGGTCGTGCTGCTATGCGTGTTTATAATGATGATACGTATGATTTTGTTTTTGCTATTGGTGATGACTGGACAGATGAATTTATGTTTCAAGAATTACCAGAAAGTGCTATTACCGTAAAAGTAGGTCACCAAAAAACACAAGCAAAATATTATGTAGATGGTACTACAGATGTGCGCAAACTATTAAAACGTTTTATAGATTAA
- a CDS encoding MFS transporter, whose product MNSLTRKSYILPLLIVSQFACTSLWFAGNAIVDDLALKTGLGNSIIGYVLSSVQLGFILGTLVFALLMIADRFSPSKVFAICALFAALCNFSLLADTITKWHILGARFGTGFFLAGIYPVGMKIASDYYKNGLGKALGYLVGALVLGTAFPFLISGLNWGSNYQTILQATSILALLGGLVVVIFVPNGPYRKQSSKLKLKAGVQLFKNPIFTKAAIGYFGHMWELYAFWAFTPLAIKTINNIQNTNYSVPIFTFMVIALGAVSCAVGGSFSKKHGSYKVAVIALFISGLCCFLSPLFFKLPALFFIISWCIWGMAVTADSPQFSSLVAQAAPTELKGTGLTLVNSIGFAISILSIQLLAALATSINASFIFLFLGIGPLIGLFALLKKKYN is encoded by the coding sequence ATGAATAGCTTAACAAGGAAATCCTATATTTTACCATTATTAATAGTATCGCAATTTGCGTGTACATCTTTATGGTTTGCTGGTAATGCTATTGTAGACGATTTAGCTTTAAAAACCGGACTAGGAAACAGTATAATTGGTTATGTTTTATCCTCTGTACAATTAGGTTTTATATTAGGTACTTTGGTGTTTGCCTTATTAATGATTGCAGACCGGTTTTCACCATCTAAGGTTTTTGCAATTTGTGCTTTGTTTGCGGCATTATGCAATTTTAGTTTACTTGCAGATACTATTACCAAATGGCACATTTTAGGTGCTAGATTCGGAACCGGTTTTTTTTTAGCCGGAATATATCCTGTAGGTATGAAAATTGCCTCTGATTATTACAAAAACGGACTTGGTAAAGCGTTAGGCTATTTAGTTGGTGCTTTAGTTCTAGGAACAGCTTTTCCTTTTTTAATTAGTGGCTTAAATTGGGGCAGTAATTACCAAACAATATTACAAGCAACATCAATTTTAGCTTTACTAGGAGGCTTAGTAGTTGTTATTTTTGTTCCTAACGGACCTTACAGAAAACAAAGTTCTAAACTTAAACTAAAAGCAGGCGTACAATTGTTTAAAAATCCCATTTTTACAAAAGCTGCAATAGGTTACTTTGGTCATATGTGGGAACTCTATGCATTTTGGGCATTTACACCATTAGCTATAAAAACAATAAACAACATACAAAACACCAACTATTCTGTTCCTATTTTCACCTTTATGGTTATTGCTTTAGGTGCAGTATCCTGTGCTGTTGGCGGCTCTTTTTCTAAAAAGCACGGTAGCTATAAAGTAGCTGTAATTGCTTTATTTATTTCTGGACTCTGCTGCTTTTTATCTCCTTTATTTTTTAAACTACCTGCGCTATTTTTTATTATTAGTTGGTGTATTTGGGGAATGGCAGTAACAGCAGATTCTCCACAATTCTCTAGTCTAGTTGCACAAGCCGCACCAACAGAATTAAAAGGAACTGGACTTACACTTGTAAACTCTATAGGGTTTGCTATTAGCATTTTAAGTATTCAGCTTTTAGCAGCTTTAGCAACAAGCATTAATGCTTCTTTTATTTTCTTATTTTTAGGCATTGGACCACTTATTGGTTTATTTGCTTTACTTAAAAAGAAATACAACTAA
- a CDS encoding M28 family peptidase — MTLKKLFLLLFILGITFTNAQTNSKIYDIINAVSEERIKNDITTLANFGTRNTFSDTVSNTRGIGAARRWIKSEFDKMSTECNNCLNVFYQKDFVTKKGNGRVPHDAWVVNVVAIQKGTKYPNRYIIMSGDIDSRASDTMDFTTDAPGANDNASGMAGTMEAARVLSKYKFENSIIYVGLSGEEQGLFGGAGLAKYAKEKEWDIIGILNNDMIGNIKGVDGVISNRDFRIFSEPVPANETERQRKARRFYGGEVDGISRQLARYIHKNVKTYMPEMNPMMIYRLDRFGRGGHHRPFNDLGFPGIRIMEAHENYTQQHQDIRTENGIAYGDVVEHVNFAYAKKLTAVNAITMANLAWAPPSPTTVKIGGIVEASAKLEWSPVEGALGYKIYWRDTTSPTWDNSKYVGNVTEQTLNGIVIDNSFFGVAAVGKDGFESVVVFPNKIMR; from the coding sequence ATGACTCTCAAAAAATTATTCTTACTATTATTTATTCTTGGTATAACGTTTACAAATGCACAAACAAACTCTAAAATTTACGATATTATTAATGCGGTTTCAGAAGAGCGCATTAAAAATGATATTACTACACTAGCTAACTTTGGCACACGTAACACCTTTAGTGACACTGTATCTAATACAAGAGGAATTGGAGCTGCAAGAAGATGGATAAAATCTGAATTTGACAAAATGTCTACCGAATGTAACAACTGCTTAAATGTATTTTATCAGAAAGATTTTGTTACAAAAAAAGGAAACGGTAGAGTACCACATGATGCGTGGGTTGTAAATGTTGTTGCTATACAAAAAGGCACAAAGTATCCTAACAGATATATAATTATGAGTGGCGATATAGACTCTAGAGCTAGTGACACTATGGATTTTACTACAGATGCTCCCGGCGCAAATGATAATGCTAGCGGTATGGCTGGCACAATGGAAGCTGCACGTGTCTTATCAAAATATAAATTTGAAAATAGTATAATTTATGTAGGTCTTTCTGGTGAAGAACAAGGCTTATTTGGTGGTGCTGGTTTAGCTAAATATGCCAAAGAAAAAGAATGGGATATTATTGGTATTCTAAATAATGATATGATTGGAAATATTAAAGGTGTTGATGGCGTAATAAGTAATAGGGATTTTAGAATTTTTTCTGAACCTGTACCTGCAAACGAAACAGAAAGGCAACGTAAAGCAAGACGTTTTTATGGTGGTGAGGTAGACGGTATATCTCGCCAATTAGCACGCTACATTCACAAAAATGTAAAAACATATATGCCAGAAATGAATCCGATGATGATTTATAGGTTAGATAGATTTGGTAGAGGTGGGCATCACAGACCTTTTAACGATCTTGGTTTTCCTGGCATAAGAATAATGGAAGCGCATGAAAACTACACTCAACAACACCAAGATATTAGAACGGAAAATGGCATTGCTTATGGCGATGTTGTAGAACACGTTAATTTTGCATATGCTAAAAAACTAACTGCTGTAAATGCTATAACAATGGCTAATTTAGCTTGGGCCCCTCCTTCTCCTACAACAGTTAAAATTGGAGGTATTGTAGAGGCTTCTGCCAAACTTGAGTGGTCGCCGGTAGAAGGTGCTTTAGGTTATAAAATATATTGGAGAGATACTACTTCGCCTACTTGGGACAACAGTAAATATGTAGGTAATGTTACAGAGCAAACTTTAAACGGTATTGTAATTGATAATTCATTTTTTGGTGTTGCAGCCGTTGGAAAAGATGGTTTTGAGAGTGTTGTAGTTTTTCCTAATAAAATTATGAGGTAG
- a CDS encoding FKBP-type peptidyl-prolyl cis-trans isomerase — protein MKYGILILVFTLFISCKNDDVTIKEPVDYTAQNEAEIKTYIEKNNLTALKSDSGLYYVINDEGNGIRPTASSDVTVAYKGYFTDGNTFDESDANGISFNLQQVIAGWTEGITYFKEGGNGVLLIPSRLGYGSNDVSRIPGGSVLIFDINLLSVNQN, from the coding sequence ATGAAATACGGAATACTGATACTTGTTTTTACACTATTTATATCTTGTAAAAATGACGATGTTACAATTAAAGAACCTGTAGATTACACTGCACAAAACGAAGCAGAAATTAAAACTTACATAGAAAAAAACAACCTTACTGCTCTAAAAAGTGATAGCGGTTTATATTATGTTATTAATGATGAGGGTAACGGAATAAGACCAACAGCAAGCTCTGATGTTACTGTAGCTTATAAAGGATATTTTACAGACGGCAACACTTTTGATGAAAGTGATGCTAACGGAATTTCTTTTAATCTACAACAAGTAATTGCTGGCTGGACAGAAGGTATTACCTACTTTAAAGAAGGTGGTAATGGTGTGTTACTAATACCATCTAGATTAGGGTATGGCAGTAATGATGTAAGCCGCATACCAGGAGGATCTGTTTTAATTTTTGATATTAATCTACTAAGTGTAAATCAAAATTAA